A genomic stretch from Streptomyces sp. QL37 includes:
- a CDS encoding DUF839 domain-containing protein gives MERRTFLRTAVIGSSAAAFGGTLWRGAAFADPAQPAAGPYGALQAANSNGILLPSGFTSRIIARSGQTVPGTSYTWHSAPDGGATFTDGSGWIYVSNAEVSASSGGGASAVRFSSSGTVTSAYRILSGTNTNCAGGRTPWNTWLSCEEVTRGSVYETDPWGVNAAVQRPAMGRFKHEAAAADPDHGYVYLTEDETDGRFYRFRPTTWGNLSSGTLQVLVAGTGTSGPVTWTTVPDPDGSPTQTRYQVSGAKVFNGGEGCFYAAGTCWFTTKGDNRVWAYDANASSLSLAYDDSLVTGGGAPLTGVDNVTRAASGDLYVAEDGGNMEICLITPDDTVAPFLRISGQSGSEITGPAFSPDGRRLYFSSQRGTSGSSSGGITYEVTGPFRS, from the coding sequence GTGGAACGTCGGACCTTCTTGCGCACAGCGGTGATCGGCTCATCGGCGGCGGCCTTCGGCGGCACCCTGTGGCGGGGTGCCGCCTTCGCGGATCCGGCCCAGCCGGCCGCGGGCCCCTACGGTGCGCTGCAGGCGGCGAACAGCAACGGCATCCTGCTGCCGAGCGGCTTCACCAGCAGGATCATCGCCCGCTCCGGGCAGACCGTCCCGGGCACCTCGTACACCTGGCACAGCGCCCCCGACGGCGGTGCCACGTTCACCGACGGCAGCGGCTGGATCTACGTCTCCAACGCGGAGGTGTCCGCGAGCAGCGGCGGCGGAGCGAGCGCGGTGCGCTTCAGCTCCTCCGGGACCGTCACCTCGGCGTACCGGATCCTGTCCGGCACGAACACCAACTGCGCGGGTGGCCGGACCCCGTGGAACACCTGGCTCTCCTGCGAGGAGGTCACCCGCGGCTCCGTGTACGAGACCGACCCGTGGGGGGTGAACGCCGCCGTGCAGCGCCCCGCCATGGGCCGTTTCAAGCACGAGGCCGCGGCCGCGGACCCCGACCACGGCTACGTCTACCTGACCGAGGACGAGACGGACGGCCGCTTCTACCGCTTCCGCCCCACCACCTGGGGAAACCTCTCTTCCGGCACGCTCCAGGTGCTGGTGGCGGGCACCGGAACCTCGGGCCCGGTGACCTGGACGACGGTTCCCGACCCGGACGGATCGCCCACCCAGACCCGCTACCAGGTCTCCGGCGCCAAGGTGTTCAACGGCGGCGAGGGCTGCTTCTACGCGGCGGGCACCTGCTGGTTCACCACCAAGGGCGACAACCGGGTGTGGGCGTACGACGCGAACGCCTCGTCCCTCTCGCTCGCCTACGACGACTCGCTCGTCACGGGCGGCGGCGCCCCGCTGACCGGCGTCGACAACGTCACCCGGGCCGCCTCCGGTGACCTGTACGTCGCGGAGGACGGCGGGAACATGGAGATCTGCCTCATCACCCCGGACGACACGGTCGCCCCCTTCCTGCGGATCAGTGGCCAGTCGGGCTCGGAGATCACCGGTCCGGCCTTCTCCCCGGACGGCCGGCGGCTCTACTTCTCCTCGCAGCGCGGGACGAGCGGCAGCTCGTCCGGCGGCATCACCTACGAGGTCACGGGGCCGTTCCGCTCCTGA
- a CDS encoding VOC family protein, whose product MPQMIFVNLPVKDLGTTKNFFSKLGFGFNPQFSDESTACLVISDTIFAMLISEPRFKDFTKKEIADASRTTEVLLALSAESREKVDEMADAALAAGGSPANETQDMGFMYGRSFQDPDGHIWEVIWMDPAAVEGQA is encoded by the coding sequence ATGCCTCAGATGATCTTCGTGAACCTGCCGGTCAAGGACCTCGGGACGACCAAGAACTTCTTCTCGAAGCTCGGCTTCGGCTTCAACCCGCAGTTCAGCGACGAGTCGACGGCCTGTCTGGTCATCAGCGACACGATCTTCGCCATGCTGATCAGCGAGCCCCGCTTCAAGGACTTCACCAAGAAGGAGATCGCCGACGCGTCGAGAACGACCGAGGTCCTCCTCGCCCTGAGCGCGGAGAGCCGCGAGAAGGTCGACGAGATGGCCGACGCCGCGCTCGCCGCAGGGGGCTCGCCCGCCAACGAGACCCAGGACATGGGCTTCATGTACGGCCGCTCGTTCCAGGACCCGGACGGCCACATCTGGGAGGTCATCTGGATGGACCCGGCGGCGGTCGAGGGCCAGGCCTGA